A region from the Pseudomonadota bacterium genome encodes:
- a CDS encoding glutamate-5-semialdehyde dehydrogenase encodes MTAATDTSGHDQVVRSLAERARVASAALASAATAAKNGVLRWVAQELRGPALAPVLDANARDLSEGRQRGLTQAMLDRLSLNESRLGSVADGLEQVAELPDPIGEITGMRQLENGLLAGRMRVPLGVILLIYEARPNVTADAAALCLKSGNACILRGGKEAFQSNQALARLFERGLREQGLPEAAVTLVPTTDRSALQALLGLEGLIDLAIPRGGEELVRFVAAHARVPVVGHYKGVCHVYVHGDADPRLAIAIVLNAKVQRPAVCNAMETLLVDAACAHELLPRVAQALREHAVQLRCDPRAAEIIGSAKAARSQDWDTEYLDRTLSIAVVDGIDAALDHVKRHGSRHTEAIVTRSYACAQRWLREVDASMVLVNASTRFNDGFELGLGAEMGISTTKVHAYGPMGLAELTASKWIAYGAGQVRT; translated from the coding sequence GTGACAGCAGCTACAGACACATCCGGGCATGACCAGGTTGTCCGCTCGCTGGCGGAGCGTGCCCGGGTCGCGAGCGCGGCACTGGCGAGCGCGGCGACCGCGGCGAAGAACGGCGTGTTGAGGTGGGTGGCGCAGGAGCTTCGCGGGCCCGCGCTTGCGCCGGTGCTCGACGCCAATGCGCGCGACCTCAGCGAGGGTCGTCAACGCGGGCTCACTCAGGCCATGCTGGATCGTCTCAGCCTGAACGAGAGTCGGCTCGGCTCGGTCGCAGACGGGCTCGAGCAAGTCGCCGAGCTGCCCGATCCCATAGGTGAGATCACAGGAATGCGGCAGCTTGAGAACGGGCTGCTGGCTGGTCGCATGCGCGTGCCCCTGGGCGTGATCCTGCTCATCTACGAAGCGCGCCCCAACGTAACGGCGGATGCAGCAGCACTGTGCCTCAAGAGCGGAAACGCCTGCATTCTACGTGGCGGCAAGGAGGCTTTTCAGAGCAACCAGGCACTCGCGAGGCTGTTCGAGCGAGGACTCAGGGAGCAAGGCCTCCCGGAAGCGGCAGTCACGTTGGTGCCGACCACAGACCGTTCCGCACTGCAGGCGTTGCTCGGGCTGGAGGGGCTCATCGATCTAGCGATACCTCGGGGCGGTGAGGAGCTGGTTCGTTTTGTGGCTGCTCACGCACGCGTGCCGGTGGTCGGCCACTACAAAGGCGTGTGCCACGTGTACGTGCATGGCGACGCGGATCCGAGGCTGGCGATCGCTATCGTGCTCAACGCCAAGGTGCAGCGGCCCGCGGTGTGTAACGCCATGGAAACGCTGCTGGTGGATGCGGCCTGCGCACACGAGCTGCTGCCCCGCGTGGCGCAAGCGCTGCGCGAGCACGCCGTACAGCTCCGCTGCGACCCGCGAGCAGCCGAGATCATCGGCTCCGCCAAGGCTGCGCGGAGCCAAGACTGGGATACCGAGTACCTCGATCGGACACTGTCCATAGCGGTGGTCGACGGAATCGACGCGGCCCTGGACCATGTCAAACGCCATGGATCACGACACACGGAAGCCATCGTCACGCGCAGCTATGCCTGCGCCCAACGCTGGCTACGGGAGGTCGATGCCAGCATGGTGCTCGTGAACGCCTCCACGCGTTTCAACGACGGCTTCGAGCTGGGCCTCGGGGCCGAAATGGGCATCTCGACCACCAAGGTTCACGCGTACGGGCCCATGGGGTTGGCGGAGCTCACGGCCTCGAAGTGGATCGCGTACGGCGCCGGGCAGGTGCGAACATAG
- the rsfS gene encoding ribosome silencing factor yields MSPSKRGSANGNGRRSGGAEGRGSARGAGQRGSKRGKDKQRPPLDPPVELALALARAAMEKKALNVEIIDVRGKVDYADVVVAMSGRSARQVGALARHIQEVAGRELATRCLGVEGLPHGTWVLMDFGDVIVHVFQEEARRYYDLETLWMDAARVSVD; encoded by the coding sequence TTGAGCCCTAGTAAGCGAGGCAGCGCAAACGGCAACGGACGGCGCTCGGGCGGGGCGGAAGGCAGGGGCTCCGCGCGTGGTGCCGGTCAACGTGGAAGCAAACGCGGGAAGGACAAACAACGCCCGCCGCTCGACCCACCGGTCGAGCTTGCGCTCGCCTTGGCGCGCGCTGCCATGGAAAAGAAGGCGCTGAACGTCGAGATCATCGACGTGCGGGGCAAGGTCGACTACGCCGACGTCGTGGTTGCCATGAGCGGCCGCAGCGCACGTCAGGTCGGCGCGCTGGCACGGCACATCCAAGAAGTCGCCGGCCGCGAGCTCGCGACCCGCTGCCTGGGGGTCGAAGGATTGCCCCACGGCACCTGGGTACTTATGGACTTCGGCGATGTGATCGTGCACGTCTTCCAAGAAGAAGCGCGTCGCTACTATGACCTCGAAACCCTGTGGATGGACGCAGCCCGGGTATCGGTCGATTGA